In Methanothermobacter sp., the following are encoded in one genomic region:
- a CDS encoding transcription initiation factor IIB gives MRSDVSEIEKETKCPECGSEDLRGDYERAEIVCGKCGLVIDDNLVDMGPEWRAFDHEQRDKRTRVGAPITYTIHDKGLSTMIDWRNKDIYGRDIPARNRAQWYRLRKWQRKIRISGATERNLAFALSELDRDSSRLGLPRSVREAASMVYRRAVENKLIRGRSIEGVVAASLYAACRSCNVPRTLDEIAEVSRVSKKEVGRTYRFLTRELNIKLPPTSPVDYVPRFASELGLSGEVQSKAIEIIEMAMENGLTSGRGPTGVAAAALYIASVLLGERKTQRDVAEVAGVTEVTIRNRYKELTEQLDLGVTL, from the coding sequence ATGAGGTCTGATGTTTCTGAAATAGAGAAGGAAACAAAATGCCCTGAGTGCGGCTCCGAGGATCTCAGGGGCGACTACGAAAGGGCTGAAATAGTATGTGGAAAGTGCGGTCTTGTCATAGACGATAACCTGGTTGACATGGGTCCAGAATGGAGGGCCTTTGACCATGAACAGCGTGACAAGAGGACAAGGGTGGGGGCACCCATAACCTACACCATACACGACAAGGGTCTATCAACCATGATAGACTGGAGAAACAAGGACATATACGGAAGGGACATCCCAGCAAGGAACAGGGCCCAGTGGTACCGCCTCAGGAAATGGCAGAGGAAGATAAGGATCTCAGGGGCCACAGAGAGAAACCTCGCATTTGCCCTGAGCGAACTCGACCGTGACTCCTCAAGGCTGGGGCTACCAAGAAGCGTCAGGGAAGCCGCATCAATGGTCTACAGGAGAGCCGTTGAGAACAAACTCATCAGGGGAAGAAGCATTGAAGGGGTGGTTGCAGCGTCACTATACGCGGCATGCAGAAGCTGCAATGTCCCCAGAACACTTGATGAGATTGCAGAGGTCTCAAGGGTCAGCAAGAAGGAGGTTGGAAGGACCTACAGGTTCTTAACAAGGGAACTCAACATAAAGCTGCCGCCAACATCCCCTGTTGACTACGTGCCAAGGTTCGCAAGTGAACTGGGACTCTCAGGGGAGGTACAGTCCAAGGCCATTGAGATCATAGAGATGGCAATGGAGAACGGTCTCACATCAGGCAGGGGCCCCACCGGTGTTGCAGCAGCAGCCCTATACATCGCATCGGTCCTCCTAGGGGAGCGCAAGACCCAGAGGGACGTTGCAGAGGTTGCAGGTGTAACCGAGGTGACAATAAGGAACAGGTACAAGGAGCTCACAGAGCAGCTTGATCTTGGTGTGACACTCTAG
- a CDS encoding Gar1/Naf1 family protein: protein MKSLGNISHVSSKGRIIVRSTRTPQLGAPVFTSEGRMIGKVHDIFGPTRNPYISVKPVRAIKPEKFENRAGETLYVGIKNVKKWGRRKRRRK, encoded by the coding sequence ATGAAGAGTTTAGGGAATATTTCACATGTCTCCAGCAAGGGAAGAATCATAGTACGTTCCACCAGAACACCGCAGCTTGGAGCACCCGTTTTTACTTCTGAAGGGAGAATGATAGGGAAAGTGCACGACATCTTCGGTCCAACACGAAACCCATACATATCAGTAAAACCAGTTCGTGCAATAAAACCTGAAAAGTTTGAGAACCGAGCTGGAGAGACTTTATACGTGGGTATAAAGAATGTGAAAAAATGGGGGCGAAGGAAACGAAGGAGAAAATGA
- a CDS encoding UPF0104 family protein has protein sequence MGERDVFAYIGENKRTIILSFIAVAVLIFIIGLFAGFGDILRALERTSPYFLALNFLLQALILVLWTVRWRLILNLVDDAPSFSRLMMLLFASIFGNNITPGAAGGEPLRAYLLREVEGIPFEIGFASSTADRVFEFIPFAVISILSAVLIMTWSISIWTRVVVSILIFFTIAFFSAAIYAGMNRDIAQRLALSVVRRAVEWVSRFRKGDIRFSRIHERVIFYINRFSEGFSTAITDKRVFIAGFFVSLGMWALDVCRLYVCFLAVGVSPPAVPLIIIYTVGILISLLPLLPGSLGLREGILVGLFAVAGIGADYVMAASVVDRIASYFAPTIIGFLAALYYGKYIIAPGD, from the coding sequence ATGGGAGAGAGGGATGTTTTTGCTTACATAGGGGAGAATAAGCGTACCATAATTCTCTCCTTCATTGCTGTTGCTGTCCTGATATTTATTATAGGATTATTTGCAGGCTTTGGGGATATTCTGAGGGCCCTTGAGAGGACCAGCCCATATTTTCTTGCACTGAACTTTCTCCTGCAAGCACTTATACTTGTGCTGTGGACGGTGAGATGGCGGCTTATACTGAACCTGGTTGATGATGCCCCCTCATTTTCCAGGCTCATGATGCTTCTTTTTGCAAGCATCTTCGGTAACAACATAACCCCAGGGGCCGCAGGTGGCGAGCCACTGAGGGCATACCTCCTGCGGGAGGTTGAGGGGATCCCATTTGAGATAGGCTTTGCGTCTTCAACGGCAGACAGGGTCTTTGAGTTCATACCCTTTGCGGTTATATCCATTCTCTCAGCGGTCCTCATAATGACCTGGAGCATATCCATCTGGACAAGGGTTGTTGTTAGTATTCTGATCTTTTTCACAATTGCATTTTTCTCAGCTGCAATCTATGCTGGAATGAACCGCGATATTGCCCAGAGGCTTGCGCTATCTGTTGTGAGAAGAGCTGTGGAGTGGGTTTCCAGGTTCAGGAAGGGTGATATCAGATTCTCCAGAATACATGAGAGGGTCATATTCTATATAAACAGGTTCAGTGAGGGCTTTTCAACAGCGATAACTGATAAGAGGGTCTTTATAGCCGGTTTTTTTGTTTCGCTTGGAATGTGGGCCCTTGACGTTTGCCGCCTCTATGTTTGCTTCCTGGCGGTTGGGGTTTCACCACCTGCAGTGCCCCTTATAATAATCTACACAGTGGGGATCCTGATATCACTTTTACCACTCCTACCTGGATCCCTTGGACTAAGGGAGGGCATACTTGTGGGCCTATTTGCTGTTGCAGGGATAGGGGCTGATTATGTCATGGCTGCCAGTGTGGTTGATAGAATCGCAAGTTACTTTGCACCCACCATTATAGGTTTTCTTGCGGCGCTGTACTACGGGAAATACATAATAGCCCCTGGGGATTGA
- a CDS encoding RraA family protein, translating into MKGIKPIERLRSFRSPGDPLRLLSDISAPQVSDALKAAAGINGVIPSIKPINNLRLCGWAVTASTSSSDWGTSVMAIDAAGKGDVVFIGTDGDDMAVWGELTSKTAMAKGIAGAVIYGSCRDRDALLELDFPVFSRNYVPCAGEPLAEGGLKVTLECDGVRVESGDLIFGDESGVVAVPAEIVPEVVRAAMEIKKKESSIKEKLAEGFTLSEILGLK; encoded by the coding sequence ATGAAAGGCATAAAGCCCATTGAACGCCTGAGAAGTTTCCGCAGCCCAGGGGATCCCCTGAGGCTTCTTTCTGACATATCGGCCCCCCAGGTTTCAGATGCACTTAAGGCGGCGGCCGGTATAAATGGGGTTATACCTTCCATAAAGCCCATTAACAACCTCAGGCTCTGCGGATGGGCTGTGACCGCAAGCACATCAAGCAGTGACTGGGGGACCTCTGTAATGGCCATAGACGCTGCAGGTAAAGGTGATGTTGTTTTCATAGGGACTGATGGCGATGATATGGCTGTCTGGGGAGAGCTCACATCAAAAACCGCCATGGCTAAGGGTATAGCGGGTGCTGTGATCTACGGGTCCTGCAGGGATAGGGATGCACTTCTTGAACTTGATTTCCCGGTATTCTCCAGGAATTATGTCCCATGCGCCGGCGAACCCCTCGCAGAGGGAGGGCTCAAAGTGACCCTCGAGTGCGATGGTGTCAGAGTTGAGAGTGGAGACCTCATATTTGGAGATGAATCTGGAGTGGTCGCTGTTCCCGCTGAAATTGTACCTGAAGTTGTTCGTGCAGCAATGGAGATCAAAAAGAAGGAATCATCCATCAAGGAGAAACTTGCCGAGGGCTTCACCCTTTCTGAGATTCTTGGATTGAAGTAG
- a CDS encoding DUF211 domain-containing protein yields the protein MVAKGLIRIVLDILKPHEPIIPEYAKYLSELRGVEGVNITLMEIDKETENIKVTIQGNDLDFDEITRAIESYGGSIHSVDEVVAGKTMVEEVTTPQD from the coding sequence ATGGTGGCTAAGGGCCTTATAAGAATTGTTCTGGATATACTAAAACCACACGAACCCATAATACCTGAATATGCCAAGTACCTGAGTGAACTCAGGGGCGTTGAGGGTGTTAACATAACCCTCATGGAAATCGATAAGGAGACAGAGAACATCAAGGTCACGATTCAGGGAAACGACCTGGATTTTGATGAGATAACAAGGGCCATTGAGAGTTATGGGGGCTCCATTCACAGCGTTGACGAAGTTGTAGCTGGAAAAACCATGGTAGAAGAAGTTACAACTCCCCAGGATTGA
- a CDS encoding toprim domain-containing protein: MSLIKLQQITHEIDELKYQGELGVPILIEGRKDEEALRELGVEGPFIKVSGSMMGLSEIALRAASASRVIILTDFDRKGSELAKRLYTDIQSLGANPDLRIRRRLMGMTRKYIKDIQSLPSYIERLKLEVCPYPLDNI; this comes from the coding sequence ATGTCTCTTATAAAGCTTCAGCAGATAACCCATGAAATAGATGAACTTAAATACCAGGGAGAACTTGGAGTACCCATTCTCATCGAGGGCCGGAAGGACGAGGAGGCCCTGCGGGAACTGGGTGTCGAGGGACCCTTCATAAAGGTTTCAGGTTCCATGATGGGACTTTCTGAAATCGCCCTCCGGGCAGCAAGTGCCTCGAGGGTCATCATACTTACAGATTTTGACAGGAAGGGCAGTGAACTTGCAAAAAGATTGTACACCGATATACAGAGCCTTGGAGCGAATCCAGACCTCAGAATACGGCGAAGACTTATGGGAATGACCAGAAAATACATCAAGGACATACAGAGCCTTCCATCATACATCGAAAGGCTGAAGCTGGAGGTATGCCCGTACCCCCTTGATAATATCTGA
- the dnaG gene encoding DNA primase DnaG, giving the protein MGKEEISTTKYLIHAQINANGIVEKPDVVGAIFGQTEGLLSNDLDLRELQKTGRIGRIKVNITSRGGKSKGEIIIPSSLDRVETAILAASLETINRVGPCEAYIQVTKVEDVRAVKRKRVVERAKEIYASMMEEVTPESLRMIEEVKEAMRVHEITEYGEEKLPAGPNVETSDAILVVEGRSDVLNLLKYGIKNAIAVEGVSVPRTVAELTKKKTVTAFVDGDRGGELILKELLQVGDIDYVTRAPKGKEVEDLEKDEIMMALRNKVPVEQFYHDLGMQKEKKKSEDKMVLLRNILKELEGTGNAEILDDALNILKEVKVENLYDELSRVNNHPYAVVFDGVITQRLVDLSFEKGLRYLVAVRSGDIVKKPHNLKLITGHT; this is encoded by the coding sequence ATGGGAAAAGAAGAAATAAGTACAACCAAATACCTCATTCACGCTCAAATTAATGCTAACGGAATCGTTGAGAAACCTGATGTTGTTGGGGCAATATTTGGACAGACTGAAGGTCTTCTCAGCAATGACCTGGATCTCAGGGAACTCCAGAAAACAGGTAGAATCGGGAGGATCAAGGTCAACATCACATCAAGGGGTGGTAAATCAAAGGGGGAGATAATCATCCCCTCAAGCCTTGACCGCGTTGAAACCGCCATCCTTGCAGCTTCCCTTGAAACAATAAACCGTGTCGGGCCATGTGAAGCCTACATTCAGGTCACAAAGGTTGAGGATGTCCGTGCGGTTAAACGTAAAAGGGTGGTTGAGAGGGCCAAGGAGATATACGCCAGTATGATGGAGGAGGTTACCCCTGAAAGCCTCAGAATGATTGAAGAGGTCAAGGAGGCCATGAGGGTCCATGAAATCACAGAGTACGGCGAGGAAAAGCTTCCAGCAGGGCCCAACGTTGAGACCTCAGACGCCATACTTGTTGTGGAGGGAAGATCCGACGTCCTCAACCTCCTCAAGTACGGTATAAAGAACGCCATTGCAGTTGAGGGAGTAAGTGTACCCCGAACCGTTGCCGAGCTCACAAAGAAGAAAACTGTAACGGCCTTTGTCGATGGTGACCGGGGGGGTGAACTCATCCTCAAGGAGCTCCTCCAGGTGGGGGACATAGACTACGTCACAAGGGCCCCCAAGGGCAAGGAGGTGGAGGACCTTGAGAAGGATGAGATCATGATGGCCCTCCGAAACAAGGTGCCGGTTGAGCAGTTCTACCATGACCTGGGGATGCAGAAGGAGAAGAAGAAATCAGAGGACAAGATGGTGCTCCTCCGGAACATCCTAAAGGAACTTGAGGGGACCGGAAATGCTGAGATACTGGATGACGCCCTCAACATACTGAAGGAGGTCAAGGTTGAGAACCTCTACGATGAACTCAGCCGCGTCAACAACCACCCCTACGCAGTGGTCTTTGATGGCGTGATAACACAGCGCCTTGTTGACCTCTCATTTGAGAAGGGACTCAGATACCTTGTGGCTGTGAGGAGCGGGGACATTGTCAAGAAGCCCCACAACCTCAAACTCATAACAGGCCACACCTGA
- a CDS encoding ATP-binding protein, which translates to MYVDMNREYLKDINTTEDVKIPEDPLERVIGHEDVMPMIKIAAKQRRHLLLVGPPGIGKSLLAQAISFHLPEPSEEITVVHNPERPERPFVEVKSRKEIEDEILEIERAEGELIDPHSVPEAVAERLGFKCIHCGEYSSAYNSICPKCGGDKFSHIKARRKHIGDLLGMFEMSSGSLNVPQKRVTTTRIMDGVEEVVIYERVGGDSIKVLDQRALEKRRQMVEEKPRNVIVPLERKTFIQATGASETELLGDVRHDPYGGHPDLGSHPYERVVPGAIHEAHEGVLFIDEIVHIAGLQRFIFTAMQDKTFPIVGRNPQSAGSSVKVDEVPCDFIFVGACNIADLQYILPPLRSRVQGEGYELLLNTTMPDTDENRAKIAQFVAQEIELDGKIPHARAAAVELLIEEARRRARVIDDMDDALTLRLRDLGGVVRMAGDLAVMDGSEYIETKHMEVAIRKAVSIEDQILRRYKSYEKALEKDLSSSQRMSHQSYNSENIDRSYM; encoded by the coding sequence ATGTATGTCGACATGAACCGTGAGTACCTGAAGGATATAAACACAACAGAAGACGTTAAGATACCTGAAGACCCCCTTGAGAGGGTCATAGGTCATGAGGACGTCATGCCCATGATAAAGATAGCTGCAAAGCAGAGGCGGCACCTGCTTCTCGTGGGGCCACCAGGTATAGGGAAGTCCCTGCTTGCACAGGCAATATCATTTCACCTCCCTGAACCATCAGAGGAGATAACAGTTGTTCACAACCCTGAAAGGCCTGAAAGGCCATTCGTTGAGGTTAAAAGCCGTAAGGAAATAGAGGATGAAATTCTTGAGATTGAAAGAGCTGAGGGTGAACTCATAGATCCCCACAGTGTCCCTGAGGCTGTTGCGGAACGCCTGGGATTCAAGTGCATACACTGCGGCGAGTACAGCAGCGCCTACAACAGCATCTGCCCAAAGTGTGGCGGTGATAAGTTCTCCCACATTAAGGCGAGGAGGAAACACATAGGAGACCTCCTAGGGATGTTCGAGATGAGTTCAGGAAGCCTCAACGTGCCCCAGAAGAGGGTCACAACCACCAGGATCATGGATGGTGTTGAGGAGGTTGTGATATACGAGAGGGTTGGCGGAGACAGCATCAAGGTCCTTGATCAGAGGGCCCTTGAAAAGAGGAGGCAGATGGTTGAAGAGAAACCCCGGAACGTCATAGTCCCCCTTGAGAGGAAAACCTTCATTCAGGCCACGGGGGCGAGTGAAACCGAACTCCTGGGTGATGTCCGCCACGACCCCTACGGGGGACACCCTGACCTGGGTTCCCATCCCTATGAACGTGTTGTTCCTGGTGCAATCCATGAGGCCCACGAGGGCGTGCTCTTCATAGACGAGATAGTCCACATAGCAGGCCTTCAGAGGTTCATATTCACTGCCATGCAGGATAAGACATTCCCAATAGTCGGAAGGAACCCCCAGAGCGCCGGGAGTTCAGTTAAGGTTGATGAGGTCCCCTGTGACTTCATATTCGTGGGAGCCTGTAACATCGCTGATCTCCAGTACATACTCCCCCCTCTTCGCTCAAGGGTTCAGGGGGAGGGCTATGAGCTTCTCCTGAATACCACCATGCCTGATACCGATGAAAACAGGGCAAAGATCGCGCAGTTTGTTGCACAGGAGATAGAACTTGATGGGAAGATACCCCATGCACGGGCTGCTGCAGTGGAGCTCCTTATTGAGGAGGCAAGGAGAAGGGCAAGGGTAATTGATGACATGGATGATGCCCTCACACTCCGCCTCAGGGACCTCGGTGGTGTTGTGAGGATGGCAGGGGACCTTGCGGTGATGGATGGCAGCGAATACATCGAGACCAAGCACATGGAGGTTGCAATAAGGAAGGCTGTTTCCATTGAGGACCAGATCCTCAGGAGGTACAAGAGCTATGAGAAGGCCCTTGAAAAGGACCTCTCAAGTTCACAGAGGATGTCACATCAAAGTTATAACAGTGAGAACATAGACCGGAGCTACATGTGA
- the xerA gene encoding site-specific tyrosine recombinase/integron integrase — protein MNMKRESEEKQGLLERYNFPELIEDYLVELEIRNYSPNTIKTYRSIVKNFYEFLMEEDNLYDDRRVLRSFKRYIQYLKREKNVTQNYIYLVTVVIKKFFEFSEIDCLQEVKAPKRTKSLPKSLNEDEVMRLINAVELSDDGSAIKRFIKTRDRLILSLLYSSGLRVSELVSLRVNDIDIGERTIRIRGKGDKDRIVLFDESTRDLLVEYLLGRIHESEYLFLNRFGDPLTPRYVQMMIKKYAQKAGINKKVTPHILRHSFATHLLKNGVDIRAIQQLLGHSNLSTTQIYTSVDMQTLKNVYDRAKLL, from the coding sequence ATGAACATGAAGAGAGAGTCAGAGGAAAAACAGGGTCTTCTTGAACGCTACAATTTCCCGGAACTCATTGAGGACTACCTTGTGGAACTTGAAATCAGGAACTACTCCCCCAACACCATCAAAACCTACAGGTCAATTGTTAAAAATTTCTATGAATTTCTGATGGAGGAGGATAACCTCTACGATGATAGAAGGGTTCTGAGGTCCTTCAAGAGGTACATACAGTACCTTAAGAGGGAGAAGAACGTCACCCAGAACTATATTTATCTCGTTACCGTTGTTATCAAGAAGTTCTTTGAGTTCAGTGAAATAGATTGCCTCCAGGAGGTCAAGGCTCCCAAGAGGACGAAGTCCCTGCCCAAGTCCCTCAATGAGGATGAGGTTATGAGGCTCATAAATGCCGTTGAACTCTCAGATGATGGTTCGGCCATTAAGAGGTTCATAAAGACCAGGGACAGACTGATACTCTCGCTTCTTTATTCTTCAGGTCTCAGGGTCTCTGAGCTTGTTTCACTCAGGGTCAATGATATTGACATAGGTGAGCGGACAATAAGGATAAGGGGTAAGGGTGATAAGGACCGTATAGTCCTGTTTGATGAGAGCACAAGGGACCTCCTTGTGGAGTACCTCCTGGGGAGGATTCATGAAAGTGAGTACCTCTTCCTAAACCGCTTCGGGGATCCCCTCACACCGAGGTACGTCCAGATGATGATAAAGAAATACGCCCAGAAGGCAGGTATAAACAAGAAGGTGACCCCCCACATCCTCAGGCACTCCTTTGCAACCCACCTCCTCAAGAATGGTGTGGACATAAGGGCCATACAGCAGCTTCTGGGACATTCAAATCTTTCAACCACCCAGATCTACACCAGTGTGGACATGCAGACGCTTAAAAATGTTTATGATCGTGCAAAGCTTCTTTAG
- a CDS encoding permease, with the protein MLQEFADYVTYNLIGLEPASHLGSAVNFFIYDTIKIFILLATLIFVISFIRTYIPPNRVREILEKRHKYTGNFIAALVGIITPFCSCSAVPLFIGFVEAGVPLGATFSFLISSPMINEIAIVLLLGLFGWQITTFYIISGYIIAVIGGVLIGKLKMESQLEDYVYETLEKMKALGTADVELPKPTLRERYIIAKNEMKDILRRVSPYIIVAIAIGGWIHGYLPSDFLLQYAGSENILAVPMAVLIGVPLYSNAAGTIPLISALIEKGMAAGTALALMMSITALSLPEMIILRKVMKPRLLGTFIAILAVSITLTGYLFNLII; encoded by the coding sequence TTGTTACAGGAATTTGCCGATTATGTAACCTACAATCTCATTGGGCTTGAACCTGCATCACACCTGGGAAGTGCCGTTAACTTCTTCATATACGACACCATAAAAATATTCATCCTCCTTGCAACACTCATATTCGTCATATCATTCATAAGGACATACATACCACCCAACAGGGTCAGGGAGATCCTTGAAAAAAGGCACAAGTATACAGGGAACTTCATTGCAGCCCTTGTAGGTATAATAACACCATTCTGCTCATGTTCTGCGGTCCCACTATTCATAGGGTTCGTTGAGGCTGGCGTGCCCCTGGGAGCCACATTCTCATTCCTCATATCATCACCCATGATAAACGAAATAGCAATAGTGCTCCTACTGGGACTCTTCGGATGGCAGATAACCACATTCTACATCATATCAGGGTACATAATAGCGGTAATCGGCGGTGTGCTCATAGGAAAACTCAAAATGGAAAGCCAGCTTGAGGACTACGTCTATGAGACACTTGAGAAGATGAAGGCGCTGGGCACAGCAGATGTTGAGCTCCCTAAACCAACCCTCAGGGAAAGGTACATCATAGCCAAAAACGAAATGAAGGATATACTCCGCAGGGTCTCACCCTACATAATAGTCGCGATAGCCATAGGGGGATGGATACACGGCTATCTACCATCCGATTTCCTGCTGCAATATGCCGGTTCAGAAAACATCCTCGCAGTCCCCATGGCCGTACTCATAGGTGTCCCCCTCTATTCAAATGCAGCAGGGACCATACCCCTCATATCAGCACTCATAGAGAAGGGAATGGCCGCAGGAACCGCCCTGGCACTTATGATGTCAATAACAGCCCTATCCCTTCCTGAAATGATAATCCTCAGGAAGGTTATGAAGCCCAGGCTCCTCGGAACATTCATAGCAATACTCGCAGTCTCCATAACACTTACAGGTTACCTATTCAACCTGATAATATGA
- a CDS encoding MTH895/ArsE family thioredoxin-like protein, whose product MKIQIYGTGCANCQMLEKNAREAVKELGIDAEFEKVKDMDEILEAGLTALPGLAVDGELKIMGRVASKEEIMKILS is encoded by the coding sequence ATGAAGATACAGATATACGGTACAGGATGTGCAAACTGCCAGATGCTTGAGAAAAATGCAAGGGAAGCCGTTAAGGAACTGGGAATAGATGCAGAGTTCGAGAAGGTAAAGGACATGGACGAGATACTTGAAGCGGGACTCACAGCCCTCCCTGGACTTGCAGTTGACGGTGAACTCAAAATCATGGGAAGGGTCGCCTCAAAGGAAGAGATAATGAAGATCCTCTCCTGA
- a CDS encoding universal stress protein has translation MYKRILLATDGSECSMKAAEYAIETARQNQAELIALSVTETKALQNLPVEELTRKVTELFRRESEEALEKVEELASSMEGPVKVRKMVLEGQAADTILRVADDEDVDLIVVGASGKHALERFILGSVSEKVVRHAAVPVLVVHSKKD, from the coding sequence ATGTATAAAAGGATACTGCTTGCAACAGATGGATCCGAATGCTCAATGAAGGCTGCGGAATACGCCATTGAAACCGCCAGGCAGAACCAGGCAGAACTCATAGCACTCTCAGTTACTGAAACAAAGGCGCTCCAGAATCTCCCGGTTGAAGAACTAACAAGGAAGGTTACAGAACTCTTCAGAAGGGAATCCGAGGAAGCTCTGGAGAAGGTCGAGGAACTCGCAAGCTCCATGGAGGGTCCTGTTAAGGTTCGGAAGATGGTTCTTGAGGGCCAGGCAGCAGACACCATCCTCAGGGTAGCTGATGATGAAGATGTCGATCTCATAGTCGTTGGTGCATCAGGAAAGCACGCCCTTGAAAGGTTCATTCTGGGGAGTGTCTCAGAGAAGGTTGTAAGGCACGCTGCCGTCCCTGTACTGGTTGTTCACAGCAAAAAAGATTGA
- a CDS encoding metalloregulator ArsR/SmtB family transcription factor has translation MMTCSADKPSPEQLERLKERLERLPDDDKIERDVNAIKALADPTRLKIIHLLSDGELCVCEIMAALEKPQPTVSHHLNILKRAGFLKSKKIGVWVHYMLSDDSLPSKVEYLLNDLEY, from the coding sequence ATGATGACATGTTCAGCAGATAAACCAAGCCCTGAACAGCTTGAGAGACTTAAGGAAAGGCTTGAAAGGTTGCCTGATGATGACAAAATAGAAAGGGATGTAAATGCCATTAAGGCCCTCGCAGACCCAACGAGGCTCAAGATAATCCATCTTTTATCTGATGGTGAGCTCTGTGTCTGTGAAATTATGGCAGCCCTTGAAAAGCCCCAGCCAACGGTCTCACATCACCTCAACATACTTAAAAGGGCTGGTTTCCTTAAATCAAAGAAGATAGGGGTGTGGGTCCACTACATGCTATCAGATGATAGCCTCCCATCAAAGGTTGAATACCTCCTGAATGACCTGGAATACTGA
- a CDS encoding histidine kinase dimerization/phosphoacceptor domain -containing protein, translating into MRRRVVIVEDEELVAQDIRAILEDAGYEVPAIFHSAEDLLEGIEDLQPDSIIMDIMLAGEMDGIEAARIITEKMDVPIIYLTAYSSNDILKRAGETEPYAYLLKPFHERDLRVNLEMAIHKHEAKRNRLKLIRERTLNEYLKRSIAEKEALLRELHHRVKNNLQLIISLLSLQIRYAEDPAMEHFFRDYVNQLRSIAVIHERAYPSGGSYIIDFGDYLRSISSQLLESYGASSYVLIDIRTDYVRLNMDTAVPLALIISELISNSLKHAFEGDGRIKISIEKMNGSYLLVYTDDGRGLPEGIKFPEGGSFGFRMIQNLSIQLGGNIRMEKPERGVKFTFEFTEQVYSDRMS; encoded by the coding sequence ATGAGGAGAAGGGTTGTCATTGTAGAGGACGAGGAGCTGGTGGCCCAGGATATCAGGGCTATCCTGGAGGATGCCGGCTATGAGGTGCCTGCGATATTCCATTCGGCTGAGGATCTCCTTGAGGGAATTGAGGACCTCCAGCCAGACTCCATAATAATGGACATCATGCTTGCTGGTGAAATGGATGGGATAGAGGCTGCGAGGATCATAACAGAGAAGATGGACGTACCCATAATATACCTTACAGCCTACAGCAGCAACGATATCCTCAAGAGGGCCGGTGAAACAGAGCCCTACGCATACCTGCTGAAGCCATTCCATGAGAGGGACCTCAGGGTGAACCTTGAGATGGCAATCCACAAGCATGAGGCAAAGAGGAACAGACTTAAACTCATTCGTGAAAGAACCCTGAATGAATACCTTAAGAGGTCAATAGCTGAGAAGGAGGCGCTTCTACGGGAACTTCACCACAGGGTCAAGAATAACCTTCAGCTTATCATAAGCCTCCTTTCGCTTCAGATAAGGTATGCCGAGGATCCTGCAATGGAGCACTTCTTCAGGGATTACGTTAACCAGCTGAGGTCAATTGCGGTTATACATGAGAGGGCGTACCCATCAGGTGGCAGCTACATTATTGATTTTGGCGATTACCTCAGAAGCATCTCCTCCCAGCTTCTAGAATCATATGGCGCATCATCATATGTCCTTATAGATATAAGGACCGATTATGTACGCCTGAATATGGACACTGCGGTCCCCCTGGCACTCATAATATCGGAGCTGATATCAAATTCACTGAAACATGCATTTGAGGGTGATGGGAGGATAAAGATTTCCATCGAAAAAATGAATGGCTCCTACCTGCTGGTATACACTGATGATGGAAGGGGGCTCCCTGAGGGAATAAAATTCCCTGAAGGGGGGTCCTTTGGGTTCAGGATGATTCAAAACCTTTCCATTCAGCTTGGGGGCAATATAAGGATGGAAAAACCTGAAAGGGGAGTTAAATTTACATTTGAATTCACTGAACAGGTCTACAGTGACAGGATGTCCTGA